The genomic segment atattaatatattcaTGCCTGGAGCcgaaatataaatttgaccgtaattaagctcaaaaacaacaaaaagaattcgaagaaaaatgtgaTTCTCAACGAAGAGTGAAAGAACCGAAAATGACGAGTAACCTTAATGGAAGGAAGGTTCGCGTAGGCCGAAAGCAACTCAGGCTCGAGGGCTTGAAATCCAACCAAAGAGTCATCTCCTCCATCGTCGTCGCAATAATCACCATTATCATCTTCGTAATCGTTGTAATAATACTCGCCATCGCTACTCATATAATCACCCATTCCAATTCCCGATCAAAAAGAACGCGAAAACGCTCTCGATTGAACGTTTcgatcaaatcaaatcaaacaacaTAAAAGAGAAAAGCGAAGAAGGCTTGCTGACGAAGCAAAACGGTGGAATGGAGCCGGAAGCGAGTTATTCCTTTCACTTCTTCTCCGGCTCAGAGTGAGCTCACGATCAAGGCTTCGACTGGTGAGAGGCGTGAGACAAGAAACTCTTTCTtcagtgttttttttttaaatagaatttATCCTTGAGTAACGGCGAAGAGTTCGCGTTTCGCGCCGTTATTTTTTACGCCGTTAGGATTAATTCcagtttttattattgtttttgcaACTCGGGATATATAGTAGGGCGGGACTCGGCGAGCAGGAAGAATAACATACCACGCAGTGTACCAGTTTAATCGTGCTACTTGGAAATTTGCATTGCCACTTGGATCGGAAGCGTTTAGCGGGTTGCGTTAGCGTACGCGCAGTCGTATACGTGGCTTTAAAGTACTGGTTTAAAGTCGTATATCGCGTACGCCCTAGATTTCTTCCAAAAGCTTTGTTTATTTGTCCATTATTGCTTTTTGACTAGTTTGATAAAAAACTTTATTAATAAATGTAcgatgaaaattaattttctctttagTCACACTCTTTGACTCGAAGTTAATCTAGATAATATAACAATGACAAACtattaaataacaaaagagtatttaatacaataaattatttttctattctataagaaaataaatagtttcaaaaaaaaagaaattaaagttGTTTACCAAACTAAccaatttttttccaaaattaaataataattactcgttaaaaatagatataatattttaaaaaaatttaaaatattcaaataaatttaaataaaattttttattacgtgattaataatttttaatcaaaatatcacttatatttttatgtcaTGTGATATTAACGTAACATGttgatatattattataaataatgaaGTAACATGTTGATGTGATATGATAGTACAACCACGTGGTATTTTTACTATTCATGTCAAAGCCATGTAAGTATATAATGATAAATGACGTTCATTAATCATAAGAACTTAAtcaatacaaaattaaaatataaaattttgatagaacgtaataaaaaaataaaaatttatttaaaatttttgaattatttatagactttttaaaacattatactttaaaaatataaattttgcattgcttccataattttaaaatgattttttatacACATTTTAATTCTATGACATGCTAAATTAAGATTATATATGTTTAACCCAAAagttttaacaaattttttggATACATAACTATATTTTAGTAGAAAAAAAGTATCTTTagagtttatatttttttgatagtTACATGCTAGCAAATCCACATTACACAAATTTAGTCTATTATAAGATTtattagaaaaatataaattcaaacattatttctctttattatatatcaaggaattgataaattaatatggGAGGGGACAAAAGCAAATCAATTAAACCTAAACATTAAGCTTCAAAAACAATCACCATCAAATCACTTTTCCCAcataaaataaaggaaaagaaacccttttttttcttttcaagtgTACTATTCATTTTGAGGACATATAAAAGAAAGGGTCATGTTATGATTTCAAGCATAGGatctttgcttttgttttaaagCAGAAGAATGTGATGACTTCTAATGGATGTAAACCTCTTTCATCAAAACAAATTCCCCATTTTATAATGTGAAAATAGCCGAAAGTGCATGGCTCACATCATTATTTTCATGATATTGAgatactccaaatcattaattatatcaTTTGGAGATTAATCCTAATTAAGAGAATGGTTAATGAAGTAGACAAAGGCTTGGAATGGAAATTTTAGGAGGTTAATTTTGATCCTAGCCTCCCTCCAAAGGCCTAATCCTTTCCTATAACATGAATTAGTTTGGTAAGTTTAGTATCAAATGCTACTAACATATCTACTTATCCAATCTCGGCTTGATATATGCTGCCATGGGTTCTCCATTTTCCTGTTTATTTGAATCTCTCACCAGTGGACAAAAGGGAGAACAGGGATTGAAACTACAGATCAATATTCCTGACTTGAAATGCAAGAGAATGTTATTGGGGAATCAGATCTACATACAAAAAGGGTTCTGACAATTTGGAAATGTAAGATATCAGATCATCAAGAAGCTTAAAGAAATGGCAACGACAAAGATTTTCTACAAACCAACAAACAATGGTGTATTCCAAGTTTCCAAACCCTTTTTTAACGTTTGGAGTACTGTGGAGCTTTACGAGCCTTTTTGAGCCCAACTTTCTTCCTCTCCACGACTCTGGAATCCCTGGTCAAAAGCCCTTCTTTCCTCAACGGGCTGCGATGGTCCTCACTCACCTTGAGCAATGCACGGGCAATGCCCAGGGAGATTGCCTGAGCCTGTCCCGAAAGGCCACCCCCATGAGCTTTGACAAATACATCGTAACTAGTCTCGTACCCCAATGTCACCAATGGAACTTTTATGTACTGCAGCCACAACGGATTCCCTTGCAGATACTCCTGCATCAGAAGTTTAAAGCATTAAAAAAGGCAATTCTAATGAGATTCCTTAAGTTGTCTTTGGTTCTTGGTTTTCATACTTGGTTTTTTTGCTTGCCCACATACTTGAATTATTCCCACAACACaaacaaatcatcaaacatCTGAAAGACAACTAATTGATTATTACAGAACACAGGAAATTCCCTCCTAAAAATAACCCAGAAACCGAAGGGTTAAAAGTTACCCTGGCGTCACGGTAGTTGATGATGAACTTTCCGGTGCCTTCCTGGAGAACCACACGAGCAATGGCGCTTTTCCGGCGTCCCGTCCCTATGATAGTCTGAGCCGCGAACCCACCGGGTAGCCTGGACTTAACGTACTTCTTGAGGTCCTCTACCGGTTCCGATTCAGGTGGGGCAGCAACGGTGGCGGAGATGGAGAGGGAACGGGTGGTTTTGGAGAAGAGAGAAATGGGGACGGATTTTGGCGGTTGGGGAATTGAGACACTGTTTGGATTCCGGGAAATTTGAGAGGAAAATGAGAGGGAAGAAAGGGATGATGTAAGGGAAGATATAGAAAGAGCCATTGTTTGTGGGAAATTGATTGTTATTAGAAATTTGGTGGTATTTTGTGACAGTGCTGCTGGCGAGGAGCAGGGCAAGCTGAGACTGGGAGAGCCAGAGAGGATAACGTACGAGGAATAGACGATAATGTCCCCAAGCATGTACGAGGTACGACGTCGTATTATTCGAGTTCGTTTTGGACATAATTGGAGAGTCACCTTAATAGCACGTTTGGTTCGCGGAATAGataagaatagaatagaatagctATTACATGAAAATAGAATGAGatgagaatagaatagaataggtATTACGTAGTTTGGTATGATAAATGGAATAGAGTAGGAATGATTATTATGACGTATTACAGTATTTTGTTGGTAAAAATAActttgaaataagaaaagaataaaaataaaaagataaaaataccctttattatataatgattattaattttattttattttttaaatattaatattttattaatattttaatcataataatgtttaaattatatataaaatactaatattttattttataatttaatgttataatgattatttatttttaattatttattttaaacattaataatgtataatttatttaaaatattaaaaattgatagtttaaatattaatattttatttatattttaatcattaatattaaatgttattgtgattattatttttattttattttatcttttaaatattaataatttattttttaaatattaatagttgattatttaactattaatattttatttgtaatttaatcattaatattataaaatactactattttatttataatttaaatgttattatgattatttgtttttattttattttttaaatattaataatttataattgattgaaaatattaataattggtaatttaatttataatttaaatattattatgattaaaatattaatacttttaattaatttttaaattcaaaatattttataatatataattaataacttAACCTTTTTATTATNtaaaattaatattttaaaatacaattttatttataatttaaatatgttataattaaaatataaaaataattaatattttatattttaatttaaaatattaattttataaatttaaatttataatttttaaaaataaataatgacaTTTTAGTCcaaaatgtataaattttGTTTCCATAGGTgtggaatagctaataccatggggatggtggtattagctattccaaGCTTTTGCctaattttaaagaatagtcattccttttggaatggctattccttCCCCAAGAGCAAACCAAACAAGGggataaaattttgtaagGAATAAAAGGGGAATGGCTTAGCCATTCCACCTACCAAACATGACCTAAAAGTTTCAACCCGACCGGACATGATATTCCCAGAGAAATGATGATCCAATCAATTTCTTACTAGTAAGTAtgaagatttagatgaagtgctTGACTTTGACTTTTGTCGTTTGAAAAATGTAAGAGAAACTAAGAATTGAAATGATATCAAATTCGATCCAACTTAAAttctatatataataaatatttttaaaaataaataaataaaaaagatataaatatttgagATAACatcttcaaatcaaataaatttaatttaaagctTTTTATTTGTCTTATTAAtgcttaaatttaaatgtaaatttcATTTATCCTATATCTCATCAACCAAAACTATTTACCATTATATTAACACTAAAACTTATcatggttttctttttatcattattattattattattagaagaaatttagatTAAAGTGGGTTCAATTTAGATTTGATTCATGGTAAGCAACTCTAGAGGAGAGGTAAGCAGGTTGTTTTTGTGGCTAAGAATTGATTGGGTTGCTTGGTTAGAGGTTCATGAACCAATCTGTTCTCAGCAGTGGAGCCTGAATGCAAACTATTCAACTTGTCAGCTTgttcaaatcaaattatagATGATTGGAGAaatataatttacttaaatcAGAATTCAATCGCATCTTGCCATGTCAAGATTCTGAAATCTGTGTTGCTGCTGTTGGTTTATGGAAACCTACAGGTATAGCCTAACACATTGCCTTTAGAAGTAACCCTAAATGCTTACAAAATGATGACTAAAAGCTGTAATCGGCCCCTGATAAACCAACATTACTGGACCCTAATTCACTTAGACAGATTCAAATCAATGCTCCGCAATTGATCCTCCCCATCTCTTCACACGGCTTTCTGCTTCTTCAGCCTGCATAGAAGAAGAATGGTGTTCAAGATTTGCTTTCAATCCAACAAATTAAAGAAACATGATTCAGGATGAGAAACAGAGAGTGCTGAAGGGCAGGGATTCTCACTTCCTTGTTCCAGTTGGTTAGTGAAGTAACAACTATCAAGATTAAGGTTTGCAAAACAATGCCTCCGATCATTCCTGACCAAATACCCTGCAATTCAAAAGTAATAccaataaaaatgaaattcacCCGAAAGGTGAAATCTACATTAGACTGGCTTTCATAGCATAAGAATCAACTATTAGAACTACAAAGTCAAGCTGATAGAAAGGTGGATTTCTATATTCAAGTTCTGCATAAATTGTTTTTTCAACAAGTTGTAACATGTCAGGAACCTTGGGAGAATAGGCATAGTAAGTTACCATAACCCCAAAACCAAATGTGAATCCAAGGAGTATCCCAGCCGGCAATCCAACAATATAGTAACACCCAATGTTGATGTACGCAACAAGAGATTGCCATCCAGCTCCAACAGCAACACCTTAAGGAACCAAATTGCGTATTAACAAAGAGAAACTTCATCCAGCAAATTCTAGCATAATTCAGTGTTTCTTCAAGCTTCTACATCTTATACTTACCAGATAAGACCGGTTGGAGGCTGTTTAAGAGTACCGTAAACCCCAATAACAATGATAGCTCGGTAGTTTCTTCAGCAACAGCGTTACTGTTGGTGAAGAGGTAAGGGAAGTAATCTTTCGTGGCAAACACCACAATCATGCAAACAACCCCTATGCCCACAGATGTGATTGAAACAACTAGCACAGAAAATTTTGCAAGCCAAGCATTCCCAGCTCCAAGTTCATTTGATACTCTCACACTGATAAGAGCATGAATTAGTAAGTTCTCAATTCCAATATGGTTATAAAAGTAAATGACTTCCTGGAGACAGAGGAACATAGATTTTGAAATCCCAGGAGTACAACTACaagacttcaaaattttaaataaattttttctgtTTCCAGTCAATGGAATTAATCGAATATATAAGAGGGAGATGCGCACCTTATAGCAGCGTTGAAACCGATTGCAATCATTGCATCCCATCCATTTATGTTCAAGCtggaaaaaggagaaaatgaaagCTCAGAAAAAGCATTTATCTCCTAAACTCTACatttcatgaaaattaaatacataCTCAACCAAATGAAAGTGATGTCTTGGgtaacaaaaccaaaaaaatctaTAGTAGATTAAGCATTGAGTAAGAAGAGATAACGATACACCTACCAAATGGAAATGGCATCAACTGGTATCAGAGGGTTTGGTAGTCGACCTGTTATGACAACCAGCACCATTAAGTACCAAAATTCCAAGCTgcaattcattttcaacaacTGCTGTTAATATCAAAACTGATACCATGATTTACACAAAACATACACAGagggagaaaagaaacatGCCATAGCATAACAGCAGAAGCCAAAGAAAGCTTGACAAAGCCAAATAGATCCGCAAATGCTAGCCACGAGAATCCACACC from the Theobroma cacao cultivar B97-61/B2 chromosome 8, Criollo_cocoa_genome_V2, whole genome shotgun sequence genome contains:
- the LOC18591323 gene encoding protein DETOXIFICATION 33, whose product is MAMESAPLLNTHGADSNQIEKPVRWVKEFGYESKRLWHIAGPAILTAICQYSLGALTQTFAGHVSELDLAAVSVENSVVAGLAFGVMLGMGSALETLCGQAYGAGRIRMLGVYMQRSWVILFTTACLLVPVYIWSPPILELFGETTEISNAAGKFAVWMLPQLFAYAINFPIQKFLQAQRKVMVMAWVSAIVLVLHALFSWLLILKLGWGLIGAAITLNTSWWLIVIGQLLYIFITKSDGAWCGFSWLAFADLFGFVKLSLASAVMLCLEFWYLMVLVVITGRLPNPLIPVDAISICLNINGWDAMIAIGFNAAISVRVSNELGAGNAWLAKFSVLVVSITSVGIGVVCMIVVFATKDYFPYLFTNSNAVAEETTELSLLLGFTVLLNSLQPVLSGVAVGAGWQSLVAYINIGCYYIVGLPAGILLGFTFGFGVMGIWSGMIGGIVLQTLILIVVTSLTNWNKEAEEAESRVKRWGGSIAEH
- the LOC18591322 gene encoding 30S ribosomal protein S9, chloroplastic → MLGDIIVYSSYVILSGSPSLSLPCSSPAALSQNTTKFLITINFPQTMALSISSLTSSLSSLSFSSQISRNPNSVSIPQPPKSVPISLFSKTTRSLSISATVAAPPESEPVEDLKKYVKSRLPGGFAAQTIIGTGRRKSAIARVVLQEGTGKFIINYRDAREYLQGNPLWLQYIKVPLVTLGYETSYDVFVKAHGGGLSGQAQAISLGIARALLKVSEDHRSPLRKEGLLTRDSRVVERKKVGLKKARKAPQYSKR